From the genome of Eucalyptus grandis isolate ANBG69807.140 chromosome 2, ASM1654582v1, whole genome shotgun sequence, one region includes:
- the LOC120290652 gene encoding disease resistance protein At4g27190-like yields MTQVIQGLHKESKNSIFQKVYYENTPIGIVTATTSTGRSANGKEDVLESRASITEDVIKAIIDDKVRVIGVYGPGGVGKSKLMEDVERRVKEEQLFDVVATTNVSRNPDLKTIQAEIAYALGLKLVNEETTRGRADILCKRLEEDCEKKILIILDNLWTKLELKEVGIPCAYDNKVRGCKLLLTSRYRHVLYIEMGSDQEFRLNELEHGEARILFERTVGDKVNDPEFKNLVDRVVENCGGLPLLILSMAKRLKRGDLAEWRNALTNIEGSRVKSIVELNYNDLEDERIRSLFLICALDSGRSSIRDTLVYCMGLGLFKAISKTIENARDRLIIDLRCLLNSSLLLGSYDLKKLRMHDLLVDVAISMHDKFIDTEWNALIGKKDFGFKEWSKYDLKKCTAMSFHYVGIAELPKQLDCPNMRILLLFENNPFLEMPDSFFESMEKLQVLDLTGLSFTSLPLSIEFLANLSSLCLDRCHLKDVTALRKLKGLQFLSFLKSTIARLPKEMGELIELRFLDLRDCTKLKVIEPGVLESLVNLEELYMQNSFDQWEAEDETPRSNASLAEFKNMNKLSTLYIAIPHPANLSRDLPFGKLYKYKILMGDVWDWSVEYEESRTLKLKLDSGNLLHEEWVQRCLQRTQDLHLAGLRDNHSIHDLCSEGFRELKHLHIRNSPSLQYVVHSTEDIQCTAFTRLESLFLENLNNLEKICGGHLALESFSKLKIVKLDNCSQIKHLFPSSMMRIFLQLEDIEISRCHLMKQIIADVEADEDGDEIDADPKVKSWNLRRLILQNLPEMTSFYKAMGHSVVLFNKQQVNFMFPKMVVFSSIEIILIGENFL; encoded by the coding sequence ATGACTCAAGTCATTCAAGGACTCCATAAGGAAAGCAAAAATAGTATCTTCCAAAAGGTCTATTATGAGAATACTCCCATAGGAATCGTCACTGCTACCACTTCTACTGGAAGATCTGCTAACGGGAAGGAAGATGTGCTGGAGTCGAGGGCTTCAATCACAGAGGATGTAATTAAGGCTATAATTGATGACAAGGTCCGTGTGATTGGGGTGTATGGACCAGGTGGGGTTGGTAAGTCCAAGCTTATGGAGGACGTAGAAAGGCGAGTTAAAGAAGAGCAGTTATTTGATGTGGTTGCCACGACAAATGTATCACGCAATCCAGATCTAAAAACAATTCAAGCAGAAATCGCTTATGCACTAGGTCTGAAGCTAGTGAATGAGGAAACTACTCGTGGGAGAGCAGATATTTTGTGCAAGAGGTTAGAGGAAGATTGTGAGAAAAAGATTCTcataattttagataatttgtgGACAAAGCTAGAGTTGAAGGAAGTTGGAATCCCTTGTGCATACGATAATAAAGTAAGAGGCTGCAAGCTGTTGCTAACGTCTAGATACCGACATGTCTTGTACATTGAGATGGGTTCTGATCAGGAATTCCGACTCAATGAGTTAGAGCATGGAGAAGCACGAATACTTTTTGAAAGGACAGTGGGGGACAAAGTTAATGACCCTGAATTTAAGAACTTGGTGGATAGAGTGGTCGagaattgtggaggcttgcctCTTTTGATTCTCTCGATGGCAAAAAGGTTGAAGCGAGGAGACTTGGCTGAATGGAGGAATGCTTTGACCAATATAGAAGGGTCGAGGGTAAAATCAATAGTGGAACTAAATTACAATGACTTAGAAGATGAGAGGATCAGATCATTGTTCTTAATTTGTGCTCTAGACTCTGGGAGATCTTCTATAAGGGATACCCTAGTCTACTGCATGGGTTTGGGTTTATTTAAAGCAATTAGCAAGACCATCGAAAATGCTAGAGATAGATTGATTATAGATCTACGTTGCCTACTGAactcttctttgttgctagGTAGTTATGACCTAAAAAAGTTGAGGATGCATGACTTACTTGTTGATGTGGCCATCTCtatgcatgacaaatttattgacaCGGAATGGAACGCCTTGATTGGGAAAAAGGATTTTGGGTTTAAAGAATGGTCAAAGTATGATCTTAAAAAATGCACCGCAATGTCCTTCCATTATGTTGGCATTGCAGAACTTCCTAAACAATTGGATTGCCCAAACATGAGGATTCTTCTGTTATTCGAAAACAACCCATTTCTCGAAATGCCTGACTCATTTTTCGAATCTATGGAGAAGCTCCAAGTCTTGGACTTGACTGGCTTATCTTTTACCTCTCTACCGTTGTCGATTGAGTTCCTTGCAAACCTGTCATCACTATGTCTTGATCGCTGCCATCTGAAGGATGTGACCGCTCTTAGAAAGCTGAAAGGACTGCAGTTCCTAAGCTTCCTCAAGTCTACAATTGCTCGGCTGCCCAAAGAAATGGGAGAACTAAtagaattgagatttttggacttGAGAGACTGCACCAAGCTCAAAGTTATTGAACCCGGTGTGCTTGAaagcttggttaatttagaagaattgtATATGCAAAACAGTTTTGATCAGTGGGAGGCTGAGGATGAAACCCCACGAAGCAACGCTAGCCTCGCTGAGTTCAAGAACATGAATAAGTTGAGCACTTTATACATTGCCATTCCTCATCCAGCCAATCTCTCAAGAGACCTGCCATTTGGGAAACTATATAAGTATAAAATCCTAATGGGGGACGTTTGGGATTGGTCAGTTGAATACGAAGAATCCAGAACTTTAAAGCTCAAGCTAGATTCGGGCAATCTTCTTCATGAAGAGTGGGTGCAGAGATGTTTGCAAAGAACACAAGATCTCCACTTGGCAGGATTGCGAGATAATCACAGCATACATGATTTGTGCTCCGAAGGTTTTCGCGAATTGAAGCATCTTCACATACGAAATAGCCCCTCACTTCAATACGTTGTTCACTCCACAGAGGATATCCAGTGCACTGCATTTACGAGATTGGAATCGTTGTTTCTCGAGAATCTAAACAACTTGGAGAAGATTTGTGGTGGCCATCTTGCCCTAGAATCCTTTAGCAAATTAAAGATCGTGAAATTGGATAACTGTAGTCAAATCAAACATTTGTTTCCTTCGTCCATGATGAGAATATTCTTGCAACTAGAAGACATTGAAATAAGTAGATGCCACTTGATGAAGCAAATTATTGCAGATGTTGAGGCAGATGAAGACGGAGATGAAATAGATGCTGATCCCAAAGTGAAGTCATGGAATTTGCGTAGGCTAATATTACAAAACTTGCCAGAGATGACAAGTTTCTATAAAGCCATGGGCCATTCAGTTGTACTCTTCAACAAACAACAGGTAAATTTCATGTTTCCTAAAATGGTTGTATTTTCCTCCATCGAAATCATCctaattggagaaaattttctcTAG